The genomic window aggcgccagcgccccccgcgaccccaaaagggaataagcagtagaaaatggatggatggatatatgtagcTTGTATAGTGTAACAATTCTACAGGGaaagctacatatatatatatatatatatatatatgtagcttgtagggtagcttgctacaattctacAGGGAaagctaagttacatttaattgagagtaacttgtagtttgcCCATCACTgctaattgttcatttactgttaatatctgtttgctttctgtttcaacattttctctctacacttcttttaaaatgtaataatcacttatttttctgctgTTTGGATACTTAACATATATTTTGGGGGATACCACAAATATGGGtatggatccaataccaagtacatTCAAGGTCATACATAGGTCAtaattaaagtcctcatgtgtccagggatgtatttcctgagttaaaacaacaaaaattacATAAGCTTTtttgataattaaaaaaatattgacgtgATCATTGTATCGATAACATATGTCTctagtacttggtatcattacagtcgatATTTGTATAGAGCCacccattttttttacattcagggTTGCTagtttgctgttagcggttagctattgtatcctcctatggtttgtagtgaagcatgtttagctattcctcatcctgcaaggAAGATACTTGTAAGAAGCTTACTTTATGTGTCGCCATAGAGGCGTGGCTATAGAAGTAGCTCAAACAGTGGGGCGTGACGTTAGCTGCTAGCAAGCTAtattctaaagcagtggttctcgaccttttttcagtgatgtaccccctgtgaaatttttttttaattcaagtaccccctaatcagagcaaagcattttgggttgaaaaaaaaagagataaagaagtataaCCCAGCACTACGTCAttagtttcggatttattaaattgtataacagtgcaaaatattgctcatttgtagtggtctttcttgaactatttggaaataaagatataaaaataactaaaaacttgttgaaaaataaacaagtgattaaattagaaataaagatttctacacattgaagtaatcatcaacttaaagtgccctcattaaatagtaaaccaagttgtggtagtagtttagtcagtagtttagtcgtggatgtacactgtatagtggttagtGTTGGACTGATctgagggcaatactcagttatattgtcccgactacaaatgaatagatttacataagtatttaataaattattttgacaccaaaaacatgtatttgcgcccattgatttgcaaaatgtgcaccacacattattcaaatatatagccgGAAGCAATTTGAAAAAAGAcagcgcattatacaaatttgcaaaatgtggttgcgcattttgcaaattgctcacattggtattgtgcctacaacatcaacactgaatattgcattgttgcatttcttttgacagtttatgaacttacattcacattttgttgaagtattattcaataaatatatttataaaggatttttgaattgttgctatttttttgaatatttaaaaaaaaatctcacataccccttggcataccttcaagtaccccaaggggtacgcgtacccccatttgagaaccactgttctaaagcaCCCCTTGCAGCGCGGCCCTTAAGTTTTTATAGCATCACTTTTATCGTTTATACGTCCGTTCACCCTCTTCTGTCTCCattctgtttctgcttgtaagtggtCTGTGCTTGTGTTGACTCGCAACATGCGCCTCGACTCATATTGCCATCATGTCCACGGTCCATGACATAAAAAGGTACgtttatttttcaaaggcagtataatATCTGAGGCTAGGGCTCGGCAATATGATATTTTTTTTGCTCCTCTGCTGTAGCAACATTATTCAACATAGTATTAGAAACATGTGTCATTTTGCAAACTGTATGCAAACAATAACGAATATTAAACTGATCAAGACTATCTTGTGGCTGGCCGAAGTCAAAACAACACAATCAGAGTCATGTGGCCTACATTAACATGAGCGTTTGAAGAGGAAAGGATGTTGATGTTTGCTGATGTCACTTTTGTTTGTAAATGAAAAGCAGCAGCTGGTCCAGCCAGGTCCAGCGCTTCTGCTTAAGTAGCTCACATGTGACCTCTAGTGGCTGAATGGCTGCACATCAGAGAGCATTTAGTCCTCACTGAATACTTGATGTGTGCAAAGACGCCAAAGCTCCATAActtatttattaaaggcctactgaaacccactactaccgaccacgcagtctgagagtttatatatcaatgatgaaatattaacattgcaacacatgccaatacggccggtttagtttactaaattacaattttaaatttcccgcggtttttctgttgaaaacgtcgcggaatgatgacgcgtgtttttgACGTTATTGGTctgaggggacattttagcccggcaccacttacggctaaaagtcgtctcttttcatcacgcaattacacagtattttggacatccgtgttgctgaatcttttgcaatttgttcaactaataatggagacgtcaaataagaatgctgttggtggaaagcggtggattgcagctgcctttatcactgaaacacagtcggtgtttctttgtttgttgtgaagctttaacacacagcggtcaagcgaacatgtttctctacgtcaaccagcaagtttttggatgggaaaattgtgatattaaaggggaacattatcacaatttcaaaagggttaaaaacaataaaaatcagctcccagtggcttgttgtattttttttattttttttcaaaattttaccagtccacgaatatccctaaaaaaaagtttACAGTGCTGCTgtaaacaatggcagataccacagactctgatttcagtacgcatgtattgaaacggatggttggagtatgaaagtattgaagaagaaactgaagctgttgagcgaatagctattgacgctattcatagccatagcatggccgaatagctgcgttagcatcgccggtaaaatgtgcggaccaaacgatcaggactttcgcatctcttgacactggagcaacttaaatccttcgattaataagtgtttttttcgcattaaatgtgggtggaagtaaacgtaatatagttgcaaatacatctgcacattatccatacatctctgtgccatgtctgctttagcaccgccagtaaatagcatgttagcatcgattagcatagcatgttagcatcaattagctggcagtcaacatcaacaaaactcacctttgtgaattcgttgactttatagttgcaaatgcatcttcaggttatccatacatttctgtgccatgtctgctttagcaccgccggtaaatagcatgttagcatcgattaacgtagcatgttagcatcgattagctggcagtcacaccgcaaccaaatatgtctgattagcacataagtcaacatcaacaaaactcacctttgtgatttcgttgaatttatcgttgcgaatgcatctgcaggttatccattcatctctgtaccatgtctgtcctcgccggtaaaatttggagacactcccgcacattcaatgggggtctggcggcagatactttcgcatcttcgggccagtcgtgcaacttgaatccctccctgttagtgtagttacaccctccgacaacacaccaacgaggcatgatgtctccaaagttccaaaaaaatagtcaaaaaaactgaaaataacagagctgagacccggtgtttgtaatgtgttgaaaatgaaaatggcggctgtattaccacggagacgtcacgttctgacgtcatcgcaaagagagcgataaacaggaaggcatttaattcgccaaaattcacccatttagagttcggaaatcggttaaaaaaatgtgtggtcttttttctgcaccatcaaggtatatattgacgcttacataggtctggtgataatgttcccctgtaaattggctcttaccggagacttgagtggattacgcgacctcatcctgcagctcaaaaaggcagctgtgatcttggctcctcggcttctctcagagacactggtgttcaccgcagccatccgactttcaggtatgactttacaatctcactacgataccattaacacaataagcagataagggattttccagaattatcctcgtaaatgtgtctaattacatctgaaactctcccactgccgcctgcctaactttcctcatctacgaatatttcatcctcgctcaaattaatgggaaaatcgtcgctttctcggtccgaattgctcttactgctggaggctcacattataaacaatgtgaggagccctcacaccggtgacgtcacgcgcacatcgtctgctacttccggtacaggcaaggcttttttgttaacgaccaaaagttgcgaactttatcatcaatgttctctactaaatcctttcagcaaaaatatggcaatatcgtgaaatgatcaagtattacacatagaatggacgtgctatcccagtttaaaaacgaaaatctcatttcagcaggcctttaaagctCATTGACAAAGATCATAGCAATTGTAAACGAGGCATAGAAATTGAGCCAATCAACCAACAGTTTGTAGAAAAGGTCTTAACTCCCCAAATTCAGCTTCTTGAGTGACTTTGCCGGTTATCAAAGTCCATGTGTGTCTCTTCTCCCTCAGCGTGGAGGTATAGGACCTACAGGGTTTCTTCCTCTGGTTATGTCACACCTGAGTGACCAAAGGTTCTCTATAGAGGAAGTTCTTCCCGCTCAGATCTCCCGCCGCTTTGCTGTTCCTTTCGTACAGCGGTGCGTGCTCTCCTGGGTCCTCAGGCCCCTCATCTCCCACCTCATCGTCTTCTCCGCCGTCCTCCATGTCGTTTTCCCAAAGGGACGCGGGGACATGCTGGTACTCTGTGGTGTCCACTCGCTCCATCTCGCGGTGATAGAAGTAGCTGAAGTTGGACACGATGACGGGCACGGGCAGTGAGATGGTGAGCACCCCGGCGATGGCGCACATGGAGCCCACCAGCTTCCCGCCCACCGTTTCCGGGTACATGTCCCCGTAGCCGACCGTCGTCATGGACACTACGGCCCACCAGAAGGCCTCTGGGATGCTGGTGAACGCCGTGTCAGGGCGGTCCACCTCTGCAAAATAGACGGCACTGGAGAAGAGGATGACACCGATGAAGAGAAAGAAGATGAGCAAGGCGAGCTCACGCAGGCTGGCCTTCAGAGTCTGCCCTAGGATCTGGAGACCCTTTGAGTGGCGAGACAGCTTGAAGATCCTGAAGACCCTCACCAGCCGGATGACCCTGATGAGGGCCAGCGACACGGAGGGCTGCGTCCCTTTGTCCTTGGCCAGCTCCGTGCCCAGCGTGACGAAGTAGGGAATGATGGCGAAGAAGTCGATGGTGTTCATGACATCCTTAAAGAAGTGCATCTTGTTGGGGCAGCAGGTGAAGCGTATGATGAACTCAAAGGAGAACCAGAAGATGCAGATGGTCTCCACGATGAAGAAGGGATCTTGGAAGGGTGTAAAGGTCGGCAAGTTTGAGACGCTCTCATTGGCCACCGCTGGGTGAAGGATGCTGGTAAATCTCTGCAAGACAAAGACTCTGGTTTAAGAAAACTGCTGGGACACCAAGGAATCAACTAGAATACCTGAAACACTACCGTCTTTCTTAGTGACACTAAACATGTGGCTGTCCAGTGATTAGTCACGAGGTAAGTTATATATGGTATTCCGTAAGGGGTCTTTAAgatgcaaaaacaactttaatTACCTGTTAGTACCTGCTTATGAGTATTTGGTGTCTGCATtaagtccccaaaatgtttaaTCAGACCatggaggcattgcagagattTTTAGAAAACAATCTTGATTTCTTTCATATTTCCACCAAACAGTTTGGAATGTTGTTTAAGTGTGATATTTTGTCTGGCGTCAGCGGAATATCCATTTAAGGTAGAACTTTACCCAAACATAATTTCTGCGAGGCAgcctatttaatttatttatatccgGCTGTGTCACAGCAACATTGATGATGAAACCCAAAGAAGAAAAATGCTCTTTTTGCTGTGACCAGCACAAGTCACCCCATTAACTTTCAACCTCATCTAAAGTAAAAAAGTGCCTTACTTTTATGATTTGTGGCAATGTGCCTTCAACTGTAAAGAAGTGGCTTAAAGTGTGTGCAAAGATTGGTCATGCTACAGCCACAAATGTTCACAAAAAGATGAATTTTCCGACTACTgtttatggcaggggtgtcaaactctgccccaccgtgtaatttaatttggcccttgaggcaatatcaaattaacattaaagctggcccgccggtattatacagcggccgtgctgctgtaacactgcattcaccgctaatacttcccgggagactcctgaagttcagtgcccctcccgaaaatctcccgaggcaaccattctcccaaatttctcccgatttccacttggacaacaatattgggggcgtgcgttaaaggcactgccttaagggtcctctacaacctgtcatcacgtccacttttcctccatacaaactgcgtgccggcacagccacgtaatatatgcagcttttacacacccataattgaatgca from Nerophis ophidion isolate RoL-2023_Sa linkage group LG07, RoL_Noph_v1.0, whole genome shotgun sequence includes these protein-coding regions:
- the LOC133556040 gene encoding potassium voltage-gated channel subfamily A member 1-like, with amino-acid sequence MADPNKEGGSERGEPEDKLADEDEDKRAKDEHNKLEKESGNVVAPSKNVKRGKRRQRLQSGWALSERLAINVSGMRYETQLRTLAQFPESLLGNARKRLRYFDPDRNELFLDRSRVCFDAILYFYQSGGRLRRPANVPLDIFMDELRFYELGEEILDRFKEDEGFPKEEERALPSGDLQRRLWMLFEYPESSSAARIIAIVSVMVIIISILIFCLETLPEFRNEKEQRERFTSILHPAVANESVSNLPTFTPFQDPFFIVETICIFWFSFEFIIRFTCCPNKMHFFKDVMNTIDFFAIIPYFVTLGTELAKDKGTQPSVSLALIRVIRLVRVFRIFKLSRHSKGLQILGQTLKASLRELALLIFFLFIGVILFSSAVYFAEVDRPDTAFTSIPEAFWWAVVSMTTVGYGDMYPETVGGKLVGSMCAIAGVLTISLPVPVIVSNFSYFYHREMERVDTTEYQHVPASLWENDMEDGGEDDEVGDEGPEDPGEHAPLYERNSKAAGDLSGKNFLYREPLVTQV